The nucleotide window AATCATCCCGAGTTGTTCCGTCTTTTTGACGGCTTGGTGACTGACTTCGTCCATATCCACGAGTTTTTGTGCTTCATCGTCTGCGAGAACACCTCGTGCTTCTTTCACGGGCAGTTGCCGTTTTTTCTTTTTGTTCGGCATCATTTTTCCGAACATCTCCTGCATATTCATGCCCGTTTGTTCCATTCCCGTCCCTTGAAACATATCTGAAAAGGATGGGCTTTGCTCTTCTACTTCAACCGTGACGAGGTGATCTTCCAATTCGCCGAGGGCGAGTTGATGGGCGATGCGTTTCCTGCGTTCCCGATTGTTTTCTTCCTGCTCCGGTTCACTGTCGTTCGCATCTTCCTCCGCGTCTTCAGTGGACGATGCTTGAAACAGCATTTCAAAGGGATTTTTTTGTTGCTGATTTTTTCGCTTCGTTGGAGCCAAAAGTTTCACTAAGCGTTCATTCGCCTGTTTTTCTGCCTGCGGCCTGACCGTTTCCATTTTTTCAGCTTTTACAATACGGACGGCATGATCGACAAGGTCGCGTACCATTGCTTCCACATCGCGGCCAACATAACCTACTTCCGTAAATTTCGTTGCTTCCACTTTGACAAAAGGAGCACCGACGAGTTTCGCCAAGCGACGGGCGATTTCTGTCTTTCCTACGCCTGTCGGGCCAATCATAAGAATGTTTTTTGGTGTAATCTCCTCGCGAATGCCCTCAGGAACTTTACTGCGGCGATAACGATTGCGAAGCGCGATCGCAACCGCACGTTTGGCCTCGTTTTGCCCGACAATGTATTGGTTGAGCTGTTCAACAATTTGACGCGGGGTATGATTGGCATATTCCACCAGTTATCACCTTTCGTAACCCATTTATACGGGAAGTTAAATCTCTTCTATCACGAGTTGATCATTGGTGTATACGCAGATTTCACCGGCGGTTCTAAGCGCTTCTTCAGCGATATCCCGGGCTTCGAGTCCGGAATGTCTCGCGAGTGCCCGACCGGCTGCAAGCGCATAGAAACCACCGGAGCCAATGGCCAATAGACCGTCATCGGGTTCAATGACTTCCCCCGTACCGGCAATCAGCAGCAACTGACGATCATCCATGACGATCAGCATTGCTTCCAACTTTCTGAGTACCTTATCGCTGCGCCACTCTTTTGCCAACTCACGGGCCGCCCGCTGCATTTGACCGCCGTATTCTTGCAGTTTCCCTTCAAATTTCTCGAATAAAGTAAACGCATCGGCGACAGAACCGGCAAATCCCGCAAGCACCTTCCCGTTATAAATTCTACGTATTTTTTTGGCACTGTGTTTCATGACCGCGGCCTGCCCCATCGTTACTTGGCCATCCCCGGCCATTGCGCCTTTGCCATTATGGCGAATGGCAAAAATCGTTGTTGCGTGAAAAGTGGACTCCATAATGACTCCTTTCAGGCACGCGGGTGCGCCCCATTATAAATCGTGCGTAAACGATCGGTTGTTACATGTGTATAGCGCTGGGTCGTCGATAAATGCTCGTGCCCAAGCAATTCTTGAACCGCGCGAAGATCAGCGCCTTCATTTAAAAGATGGGTGGCGAATGTATGGCGCAAACTGTGCGGAGACATTTTCATAGAGTGTGACGCTTCTTGTACGCGTTTATTTAACACGTAGCGCAACCCGCGATCCGTTAATGTTCCGCCTTTATAATTCAAAAAAAGAGCGGAAGGACGATCTCCATCGTGATTGGCTAACGTGTCCCTCCCGTCTTCGCAATACTTCATTAAAGCATCGAGGGCATAAGCTCCAATGGGAATGTAGCGCTCTTTTCCGCCTTTCCCGGTCACATGGATAGTTTCTGTGCCCAAATCCAAATCATCGAGCACTAAACCGCAACATTCCGATGCACGGATGCCTGTTGCGTAAAGCAATTCTATGATCGCAAGATCCCGCTGTTTTAGCGGATCTTCCCCTTCGCAGACGCTCAAAAGCGTTTCCAGTTCGTTCCAATAGAGAAAACGGGGCAAACGCTTGGTTTGAGTCGGAAACCGAGTGAACGACACAGGGTTGTTCCGTATTAGTGATTCCCTTTTTAAGAAGCGATAAAACGACCGAATGACAGAAAGTTCACGGGCGATACTCGTTCTTGCCAAGCCTTTGTCATACAGATGAGTTAAATACATGCGAATGTGGCGATAATCAACGGCATATACATCTACTTGCAATTCCTCATGCGTATAATGTTGCCAAACGCTCAACTGCCGTCTGTAAGCAGCCATCGTATGAGGAGTCACATTTTTTTCAACCTGCAAATATTGAAAAAAAGCTAAATAAGGATCTTTCGTATCAGAATGCATCAGCATTCACCTCATAGCTTTCCGCTTTGTTAAGCATTTAAAGCTTAACATATTGCATCGTGTAAAAGCAAGATTTTATTCATAAAATTCTGATATGGGTTTGCAATACAACGTGCCCTATTAACTGTCACTGGAACACCCATCATCAGCATATGGAAAACCCCTGCTGATGACAAGGGGTTTTCCTTTCTATAAAGAGAATTGTCACTAAATCGTACACAATTATCCTAATTGGGCTCTTCGCGGTAATCGCAATTCGAACACTGTACCCGCACTGTTTTTTTGGCTTTTTTCTCGACGAGTAGGCTCTGGCACTTCGGGCACGGCCGCGCAATCGGCTTATCCCAAGACACGAACTCACACGCCGGATATCGATCGCATCCGTAAAATGTCCGTTGTTTTTTGCTTTTTCGTTCCACGACGTTCCCTTCTTTACACCGCGGACATTTTACACCGATCGGTTTTAGAATGGCCTTTGTGTTCCTGCAATCGGGAAAATTGGAGCAAGCCATAAACCTTCCATACCTTCCCATTTTGTAAACCATGGGATGCCCGCATTTTTCGCAATCTTCCCCTACCGGTTCGTCTTTGATCTCGACTTCTTCCATTTCCCGATCGGCAACTTTTAACCGTTTCTCAAATCCTTGGTAGAAGGTGTCGATGATCTCGATCCAGTTTTCTTTTCCTTCCTCAACGTCGTCAAGATCCGATTCCATCTGGGCAGTAAACTTCACGTTTAAGATTTCGGGGAAAAACTCGACGATAAGATCAAGGACAATCTCTCCAAGCTCCGTCGGTACGAAACGACGGTCCTGCAATGAGACATACCCGCGTCGCTGAATGGTGTCCAGCGTTGGCGCAAACGTGGAAGGCCGGCCGATTCCCAGTTCTTCCATCGTGCGCACGAGTCGTGCTTCCGTGTATCTGGGCGGCGGTTGCGTAAAATGTTGCGTCGGTTCCAGCGATTCTTTTTTGGCCGTGTGCCCTTCTTCGAGCGCGGGAAGAAGTTTGCTTTCTTCTTTTTTGCGATCGTCGCTTCCTTCCACATAAACTTTCATGAATCCTTGAAATTTTATTTTAGATCCCGTTGCCCGAAAGATCATTCCGCCATTTTCCAAATCTGCCGTCATTGTATCCATGATCGCAGGTGCCATGCGACTCGCTACCATACGTTCCCAAATTAGACGATAGAGTCTTAACTGATCCCGACTCAAATAGTCTTTGACTGATTTGGGCTCACGGGAGACAGTCGTTGGACGGATGGCTTCGTGGGCGTCTTGGGTGTTCTCTCCCTGTTTCTTTGGCTTGCGGTCGCCGCCTACATATTGCTTTCCATATTTATCTTGAACATAGGTCTGCGCTTCTTCTTTTGCCGTTTCGGAAATTCGTGTGGAATCGGTACGCATATACGTAATTAAACCTACAGTTCCTTCTTTTCCCAGCTCTATTCCTTCGTACAATTGCTGGGCAACCATCATCGTCTTTTTTGCACGGAAATTAAGCTTTCGGGCCGCTTCCTGCTGAAGCGAAGAGGTGATGAAAGGCTGTACCGGATTGCGACGCCGTTCTTTTTTCTGCACGGAAGCAATCGTAAAATCGTTCCCTGTTATTTTTCCAAGGACTTCGTCCACATCTTCTTTTTTCTTCAGAGCCTCTTTTTTGTTTCCTTTTCCGTAAAATTGGGCTTCAAATGTTTCTTTTCCATACGTAAATGTTCCTTTTATATTCCAGTACTCTTCAGGTTCAAACTGTTGAATTTCTCTCTCCCGATCATTGATCATCTTTACGGCGATCGATTGTACACGTCCTGCGCTTAAGCCTTTTTTCACTTTTTTCCAAAGCAACGGACTGATGTTGTAACCAACGAGCCGATCTAAAATTCGGCGTGCCTGTTGGGCATCAACGAGATCGGTATTAATGGTGCGTGGGTTTTTGAATGCTTCCTGAATCGCGGGCTTTGTGATTTCATTAAACACAACCCGGCAAGGCGTATCTTCATCAATCCCCAAGCTGAATGCCAAATGCCAGGCAATCGCTTCCCCTTCACGGTCGGGGTCCGCAGCAAGGTAAACTTTTTTTGCTTTTTTCGCTGCTTGTTTCAATTCCTGTAAAACCGGGCCTTTCCCGCGAATCGTAATGTATTTCGGGTTATATTTCTGCTCCACATCCACACCCATTTGTGATTTCGGTAAATCACGCACGTGTCCCATCGATGCTTTCACCGTATATTTTTTCCCTAAATACTTTCCTATCGTTTTTGCTTTAGCGGGAGATTCAACGATTACAAGGTAATCTGCCATCTCTAGAGTTTCCTCCCCCCAGATAAGGTTGCTCAAAAGCCTGTGCCGTGTATCACTCTGCCCGCTTCATTTGTTGTTGCTGTCTGTAGCGAAGGCTTCATGGCTATATTGCAGGGCGTTTTGAACATGTTCGAATTTTAATGTAAAACCTTCCTCATTATTAAACAACAATTTCATGTTTGTCAAACAAAGTTTTTTGGAAAGGGGAAGAATTTTTCGAATTCAGAGGGGGGATTAAAGATCCGAGGAACGCAGGACAATCGCTGCCCCTTGTTCAATCAAACGGTTAGTGCCTATGGATGTTTTGCTGTAAATCGGTCCGGGAAGCGCACAAACATCGCGCCCTTGCTCCAACGCTTGATCAACGGTAATCAGTGTACCTGAGCGTTCGCCGGCTTCCACGACGAATAAGCGGTCACTGAGAGCGCTGATAATGCGATTACGTTCCGGGAAATGCCACTTCTGCGGGCGACGGTCCGGGGGATATTCGGAGAGGATTAAATGGTCATTCGCCAATGTTTCTGCAAGCGACTTGTTCTCGCGGGGATAAATGTGAAAAAAGCCTCCGGCAATCACAGCGATCGTCATACCGTTTGCGAGAATTGCACGCTTATGGGCGACGGTGTCAATGCCTCTGGCCAAGCCGCTTACGATGACACGGCCAGATTGAATGACCGGGGGGAGCAATTCCTCTGTGGCTCGCACACCATAATTGCTCGGTTGGCGCGTGCCAATAACAGCCAACGTTTCTTTGTTGCATAGAGAGATATCTCCTTTACAATAGATCACCCAAGGCGGGTCGGGCATTTGTTCCAGACGCAACGGATAGGAAGGATCGTCTCTCGTGATCGGCATGATTCCGGCCGCTTTCAATTCTTTTTCCAGTTCAACAACGGAGGTGCTTTTCCAATAGGAATGCCAGTTGCGAGCCGACGTCGAGCGACAGCCGGTAAGGCTAATTAATGTGTCGGTGGAATGCTCGGCATATCGTTCTAATGAGGGGTCGTCTGCATGCAAGCGGCGCAGTGCGCGCCAGCTCATGCCGGGGGCGAGATGGGCGTGGAGCAATCGTTGTCGGTACGAGGACATAGCGTCTCCTTTCCAATAAGGATATAGATCATGTGTTCGTGTACAATTATAGCACATATGAAAAAGAAGTCAAGCAAAAAAAAGACACCTGTCACACTTTTCATGACAGGTGCCTTCCGGAGAATTAATTGCGCGGTTCATGCGTTAAACATGCATCATACAAGTTGTTTTCTTTCAACGTTTCAATCATCGTTTCTCCGATGATCGCCGGGGTTTCAGCAATGGAAATGCCGTTATCGGCCATTGTCTTTTTCTTTTCATCCGCAGTGCCTTTGCCGCCGGAAATAATCGCGCCCGCGTGACCCATACGTTTTCCCGGAGGCGCAGTGGCGCCGCCGATAAAGCCGACGACCGGTTTGTTCATGTTCGCTTGCACCCATTCGGCTGCTTCTTCTTCTGCCGTACCGCCGATTTCTCCGATCATCACGACCGCTTTTGTATCGTCATCCTCATTGAATAGTTTCAACGTATCGATGAAATCGGTCCCGTTCACCGGATCGCCGCCAATGCCGACAGCCGTGGACTGTCCGACGCCGGCCGCGGATAATTGATCCACCGCTTCATACGTGAGCGTCCCGGAGCGGGAAACGACACCAACGTGCCCTTTTTGATGAATATAGCCGGGCATAATACCAATTTTACATTCATCCGGCGTGATGACACCCGGGCAATTCGGTCCTATTAAACGGGTCTTTTTCCCTTCCATGTAACGCTTTACTTTCAACATGTCGATCACGGGAATTCCTTCCGTGATACAAATGACGGCATCAAGCTCGGCATCCACCGCTTCAAAGATGGCATCTGCCGCAAGTCCCGGTGGAACGTAAATAACGGAAGCAGTGGCTCCTGTGGCATCTACAGCTTCTGAAACGGTGTTGAATACCGGGACACCTTCAATTTCGGTGCCGCCTTTTTTCGGCGTAACGCCACCGACAATTTGAGTCCCGTATTCGATCGCTTGTTTTGTATGAAAGAGGCCGGTGGAACCGGTAATCCCTTGAACTATCACTTTCGTATCTTTATTAATTAAGATACTCATAGTAGCGTGCCCGCCTTTCTATTTTACTAAGTCTACGATTTTCTCGGCACCATCTGCCATAGAATCTGCAGCGGTAATGTTTAAGCCTGATTCTTCGAGTATTTTCTTGCCTTCACCAACGTTTGTGCCTTCCAAACGGACAACGAGCGGCATCGTTAGGCCGATTTCTTTTGTTGCCGTCACAACACCTTCCGCGATGACATCACACTTCATGATTCCGCCGAAAATATTGACGTAGATGCCTTTGACTTGTTCATCTTCGAGGATGATTTTAAAAGCAGCGGTCACTTTCTCTGCCGTTGCGCCGCCTCCCACGTCAAGGAAGTTCGCCGGTTCGCCGCCATTATGCTTAATAATATCCATCGTCGACATGGCAAGACCTGCGCCGTTGACCATACAACCGATATTTCCGTCCAAAGCAATGTAACTAAGGTCGTACTTGGATGCTTCGATTTCTTTCGGATCCTCTTCATCGAGGTCACGAAGTTCCTGGATATCGTTTTGGCGATAAAGGGCGTTGTCGTCGAAGTTTAGTTTCGCATCAAGCGCCAAAACGTCGCCGTCTTTTGTCGTAACGAGCGGATTGATCTCCGCAACGGAGCAATCTTTTTCCATAAACACGTCATAAAGCCCGCTCATAAACTTAACCGCTTTTCCGAGGGAATCATTTGGAATGTTCATGTTAAATGCGAGTCGACGCGCTTGGAAACCTTGCAAGCCAATCGCCGGATCGATAAACTCTTTGAAGATTTTTTCAGGTGTTTCGGCCGCCACCTCTTCGATTTCGGTGCCGCCTTCTTCAGAGCCCATCAAGACGACGCGGGAAGTGCTACGGTCCAATACCAAGCCGATGTAATACTCTTGGTCAATGTCGCAGCCCTCTTCAACGAGCAATCGTTTTACTTCTTTACCTTCAGGGCCTGTCTGATGAGTGACGAGTGTTTTGCCGAGAATTTCTTCGGCATATGTACGCACTTCATCCTCATTCTTCGCTATTTTTACACCGCCGGCATTGCCACGGCCGCCGGCATGAATTTGCGCCTTCACGACGCGCACGTCCGTTTTTAATGAACGGGCTTTTTCGACGGCTTCTTCCACAGAGAAAGCCTCATACCCCGTCGGCACAGCGACGCCGTACTGTCTGAGGAGATCTTTGCTCTGGTACTCATGAATATTCATGTTCTGTCCATCCTTCCTATGAGTACTTATCAATTCGATCATGCGATAAAGGAGCGATGAATATCACCTGTCCAATACCTTTACACACATTTTTTATGATACCAGTCTTTTGGAAAAGAATAAAGGGAAAGATTCGAGTATATTCTTGTTTTTCCTGATTGTTTCTCGTATGATTAAAATAATGAGCCGAAAGGAGATGAGTAATGAATCGTAAGGAACGACAAGAACCCCTTGAATTAAAATATTTCAGATTTTTGGAAGGACGAATGCATCTCTCCCCGGAAGAAAAACGACAATACACCAATGCTCAAAAAGGTTTTGAAGGTGAGATAACATTTGACCGTTGGATCGAGCAAAATCTATCGACCGATCACCTTTTAATAAAAGGCTTGTTGCTCGAACATAAAGGGGAATTATTTCAAATTGATACCCTTCTTATTTTTTCTTGGCAAATCTATCTCTTTAATGTAAAAAATCACGCCGGTGATTATTATATTAATGGAGAAAAATGGCACTTCATGTCAGGCGCTGAAATCAAGAGCCCCCTCCTTCAGTTGCAGCGGAGTGACTTTCTCCTTCGTCAATTGCTGCGAAAACTTGGCACAACCACTCCTATCGAGCCCTCCCTTGTTTTTATCCACCCTGAATTCATTTTGTATAATGCTCCTCCACAGTTTCCTATCATTTTTTCCAGCCAACTCAATCGATTTAAGAAAAAACTGAACAGCAAACCTTCGAAAATAGAGCGAAAACATGAAATACTTGTCGAACGATTGGTTTCATTGCACTTGGATCATTCACCGCATACTCGGTGGCCGGACTACGACTATCAAACGTTGAAAAAGGGTGTCATTTGTGTCACATGCGGGACATTCATGAGTGAAAAAGAGCGAAAATGGATATGTTCCTCGTGCGGAAACCAAGAGTCAAACGAAGCCGCGATTATGCGCAATGTCGAGGCATTTACATTTCTATTTCCAAACGCAAAAATTACAACCAACACGATTTACGAATGGTGTGGGGTTAAAGGTTCAGCAAGCAAAGTCAAACGGGTCCTATCGAAAAATTTTAGACGTTTTAGTCATGGGAAAGGTTCATACTATGGCTAGAAGGATTCGGTTAGAACACTTTTTCAGACGGTGCACCGCAATTCGCGTTCCAATGAGCCCGGTTGGAACACTTTTTACAACAGGTCTACCCGATTCACCTCCCAACGCACTCGGCTGGAGCACTTTTTGGGGCGTTACACCTCGATTCACCCTCCAACGGACCTGGTTGGAACACTTTTTCAGACGGTGCACCGCAATTCGCGTTCCAACGAGATCAGTTGGATACCCATTATCGAGTTCTCCCGCGGCTCAGACGCCCCACTCACCCATCCAACGCCTGAACCAAACTCACGATTAGCTCATGATACTTGCCCTTCACCTGCATTAATCCCGTGTACGTTTTATGCTCATTTTTTAGCGCAAGCGCCTAGCGGTATTTATAAAACCCTTCCCCGGATTTCCGGCCCAATTTTCCGGCTTTCACATACTTGATGAGGAGCGGACAAGGCCGGTATTTTTCGCCAAGTGTTTCATACAAATAATTCATGTTCCGAAGGCGGCTATCAAGACCGACGAGGTCTGCCAGTTCCAACGGGCCCATTGGGTGATTCAAGCCCAGTTTAAGCGCTTTGTCGATATCTTCGGCTGAAGCGACGCCTTCCATGTACATGTTCATCGCCTCGTTTCCGATCAGGCAGTTCATACGGCTCGTCACAAATCCCGGAAATTCATTGACTTCCACCGTTTCCTTGTTCATTTTTTCCCCGAGATCCTGCACAATCCGCACCGTTTCTTCCGAAGTATCCAACCCCTTGATCATCTCAATCAGCTTCATTTTATGAACCGGATTGAAAAAATGCATGGCAACCACTTTCTCCGGGCGATTCGTCGCCGCGCCGATCTCGGTCGGGCTGAGCGTGGATGTATTTGTCGCCAAAACGGTATGGTCCGGGCAATGCTCATCAAGCTGCCGGAAAATCTTCACCTTTAACGGGATTTCTTCCAACACTGCTTCAATGACGACATCTGCCTCGCGCACAGCTTCTCGCAGATCATTTTCATAATCTATTTGTTGCTTCGCCGCTTCCGCCTGACCGCCATCAATAAAGCCTTTATCCGTGCTTTTTTGCAATAATTCCTCAATCGATGCCCTTCCCTGCTCAAGATTGGATTCATCGACATCATGAAGTTTCACCCGGAAGCCACTCAAAGCAGCGGTATAAGCGATGCCCCTGCCCATCGTCCCGGCTCCCACGACACTAATTTGTTGCAACACACTCACCTCTTATTCCTTTCCAGCATTAAAGCCATGCCTTGGCCGCCGCCGACACATAAGGTCGCGACGCCGAACCGTTCATTTTTTCGTTTCATTTCGTAAAGGAGCGATGTCGTAATCCGCGCGCCTGTGGCGCCAAGCGGGTGCCCCAACGCGATGGCGCCGCCGTTTCGATTGACATCCTTCTCCGGAATGCCAAGTTCACGGATGACCGCCAATGACTGGGAGGCAAACGCTTCATTCAGTTCCCATGCCTCGATGTCTTCTTTTTGCTTCCCTGTTCTATCCAAAAGCTCTTCCACTGCCGGCACGGGACCGATGCCCATCACTTCCGGGTCGACGCCTACAGCCGTCCAGTCTACAATCGTCGCCATCGGCGTTACCCCGAGCGTCTCTGCCTTTTCTTTCGTCATCAAGACGAGGGCGGATGCGCCGTCATTGCGCCCGCAAGCGTTCCCTGCCGTCACCGAGCCATCCGCTTTAAATGCCGGTTTCAAAGACGCAAGCTTCTCCGGGGAAGTCTCCCGCGGGTGCTCATCGGCGGAAAACGGAAACGAACGCTTCCGTTCCTTCACTTCCACAGGTACAATTTCTTCTGCAAACGTCTCGTTTTCAAGCGCGCGCTGCGCCCTCTCTTGGCTTTCAAATGCAAAAGCGTCTTGGTCTTCACGACTAATTTCATAGCGCTCCGCCACATTTTCCGCGGTCGCCCCCATGCCAAGTTTGTCCCCATAAATGTCCATCGGCTGTTGTCCGGCTTCCAGATTGGAGTCCACAAGCTTCTGTATCCCTTCGCCATAACGGGTGTTACGCAGATACATGGGCGCCTGGCTCATGTTTTCCGTCCCGCCGGCAACGACGACATCCGCCTGCCCGAACAAAATTTGTTGGACACCGGACCCAATCGCCTGCATGCTGGAAGCGCATAGGCGATTGACGGTAAACGCCGGTTTGCTCTCCGGAATGCCCGCGCGCAAAGCGGCGACCCGGGCCACATTCGACGACGCTGTCGTTTGCCGGACTTCCCCAAGAATGACTTCATCTACATCTGCTTTTTCGATCCCTGCTCGAGACACCGCTTCTTGAATCACTATACTGCCAAGGTGGCCGCTATCGACATTCCTTAGCGAACCCCCCGCGCGTCCAACGGCGGTTCGCACAGCGCTTACGATCACAATCTCCTTATTTTCAACCTTCAAATGGTTTCACCCTTTCTATTTTCCTCGAAAATCAGCCTTTCTTTTCTCCAAAAAAGCACTCGTTCCTTCATATTTATCATCGGATTGGAAAGCGACTGCTTGCGCCAGTTTTTCCAATAATTGAGCGCTTTCAAGATTCGAATCCGCACCCCGGGTCACGACCATCTTCGCAAGCCGAACGGCGAGTGGCCCTTTCGCGGAGATATCAGCGGTGATCGCCCGCACGTTTTCCTCAAGCGCTTCCGGATCGGCCACATCATTCACAAGGCCAATTCGATGAGCCTCGTCGGCCTCGATCAATTTGCCGCGTAAAATCATTTCAACCGCTTTCCCTTTCCCGACGAGCCGGGTTAAACGCTGCGTGCCGCCGGCCCCCGGAATAATCCCTAAGTTCAATTCAGGCAGCCCGATTTTCGCTTTCGTGCTCGCCACCCGAATATCACAGGCCAATGCCAGCTCGCACCCGCCCCCGGCCGCAACTCCGTTGATCATGGCGATTGTTGGCTTTTCAAAGTCTGCCAGTTTGTCATACACCGCTTGCATGCCCGGCGAGAGTGCATCGAGCGCTTCCTTGTCCCGAAGCTGTTTGATATCCGCCCCAGCCGCGAATGCCTTCTCACCTGCTCCTGTGAAAATAACGCCGTCTACGTCAGCACGCCTGTCCACGTCATCGAGCACAGTTTCCATTTCTTCCAACACTTGTGCGTTCAATGCGTTGCGCACATCCGGCCGGTTGATCGTGATCGTCGCCCACCGGTTATCAACATTTAATTGAATCAATTCCAAATTCATTTTTGACGTTCCTTTCTTCATTTCACTTTCAAACATACGTATAAAACCCTTTGCCGGTTTTCCGTCCAAGCTCTCCGGCTTCATATTTTTTTCTTACCGCTTCTGCCGGTTTTTGGGATTCATCACCAGATTCTTCATAGCGCTGCATTCGCACATGATAATGCACGTCAATCCCGGTTAAATCGATGAGTTGAAAAGGCCCGATCGGATGATTAAGAGCCTTTGTACAGGCAAGATCGATTTCCTCATGGCTTGCGACGCCTCTTTCGTATAAATCCAAGGCTTCGTCCATCAAGCTTCCAAGCATGCGGTTTGCCACGAAACCGCTGATTTCCTTTTGTAGCAGAATCGGTGTTTTGTTTAAATTTCTTGCAAATTCCATTGCCGTTTCCGCTGTCTTATCTGATGTATGAGGTCCTTTCACAACTTCGATTAGTTCCATCACAAGTGCCGGATTGAAAAAGTGAAAATTGCACACCTGTTCAGGACGATCCGTTGCATCCGCAATCTTTGAACTTACAATCGTGGAACTGTTCGTCGCGAGGATCGCGTGCTTCGGCGCATATTGATCCATCTCTTGAAAGATATTCCTTTTCGTTTCAATATTCTCGGTGACTGCTTCGATGACAAAATCACAATCAGCAACAGCGCTTTCAATTTCTGGCATAAAAATGAGGCGCGCAAAACGATCCTCCAGGACTTGCTGAGATAATTTCCCTTTCTCTACTTTTCGTTTCAACCGTTTGCAAATCTCTTCCATACTGTTTCCGAAATTTTGCTCATTAATATCCTGGATGCGAACATCACAGCCGGCAAGGGCACATACAGCCGCAATTTGAGACCCCATCGCGCCTGCCCCGATAATCGCAACTTTGTTGACCGAACCCATTATTGATTTCTCTCCTTCTCCAGTTGATCTTTCGTTTCCCGGATAAGTTCCCGACGCAATATTTTCCCTACGCTCGTCTTGGGGATCGAGTCGCGAAATTCGATAATTTTTGGTACCTTATAACTCGCCATTCGTTTTTTGCACCAGGCTTTTAATTCTTCCTCAGTAAGCGTTTCTCTTTCTTTCAAAACGATAGAGGCTTTTAATGTTTCTCCGCGATAAGGGTCGGGAACACCATAAACTACGATCTCTCCAATGCTCGGATGCTCATACATGATGCCTTCAACCTCATTGGGATAAATATTGAAACCGCTGCCAATCACCATCTCTTTTTTCCGGCCGACAATATAAAAATACCCTTCGCTATCCA belongs to Salicibibacter cibi and includes:
- a CDS encoding 3-hydroxyacyl-CoA dehydrogenase family protein — protein: MGSVNKVAIIGAGAMGSQIAAVCALAGCDVRIQDINEQNFGNSMEEICKRLKRKVEKGKLSQQVLEDRFARLIFMPEIESAVADCDFVIEAVTENIETKRNIFQEMDQYAPKHAILATNSSTIVSSKIADATDRPEQVCNFHFFNPALVMELIEVVKGPHTSDKTAETAMEFARNLNKTPILLQKEISGFVANRMLGSLMDEALDLYERGVASHEEIDLACTKALNHPIGPFQLIDLTGIDVHYHVRMQRYEESGDESQKPAEAVRKKYEAGELGRKTGKGFYTYV
- a CDS encoding thiolase family protein; this encodes MKVENKEIVIVSAVRTAVGRAGGSLRNVDSGHLGSIVIQEAVSRAGIEKADVDEVILGEVRQTTASSNVARVAALRAGIPESKPAFTVNRLCASSMQAIGSGVQQILFGQADVVVAGGTENMSQAPMYLRNTRYGEGIQKLVDSNLEAGQQPMDIYGDKLGMGATAENVAERYEISREDQDAFAFESQERAQRALENETFAEEIVPVEVKERKRSFPFSADEHPRETSPEKLASLKPAFKADGSVTAGNACGRNDGASALVLMTKEKAETLGVTPMATIVDWTAVGVDPEVMGIGPVPAVEELLDRTGKQKEDIEAWELNEAFASQSLAVIRELGIPEKDVNRNGGAIALGHPLGATGARITTSLLYEMKRKNERFGVATLCVGGGQGMALMLERNKR
- a CDS encoding nuclease-related domain-containing protein; its protein translation is MNRKERQEPLELKYFRFLEGRMHLSPEEKRQYTNAQKGFEGEITFDRWIEQNLSTDHLLIKGLLLEHKGELFQIDTLLIFSWQIYLFNVKNHAGDYYINGEKWHFMSGAEIKSPLLQLQRSDFLLRQLLRKLGTTTPIEPSLVFIHPEFILYNAPPQFPIIFSSQLNRFKKKLNSKPSKIERKHEILVERLVSLHLDHSPHTRWPDYDYQTLKKGVICVTCGTFMSEKERKWICSSCGNQESNEAAIMRNVEAFTFLFPNAKITTNTIYEWCGVKGSASKVKRVLSKNFRRFSHGKGSYYG
- the sucC gene encoding ADP-forming succinate--CoA ligase subunit beta; the encoded protein is MNIHEYQSKDLLRQYGVAVPTGYEAFSVEEAVEKARSLKTDVRVVKAQIHAGGRGNAGGVKIAKNEDEVRTYAEEILGKTLVTHQTGPEGKEVKRLLVEEGCDIDQEYYIGLVLDRSTSRVVLMGSEEGGTEIEEVAAETPEKIFKEFIDPAIGLQGFQARRLAFNMNIPNDSLGKAVKFMSGLYDVFMEKDCSVAEINPLVTTKDGDVLALDAKLNFDDNALYRQNDIQELRDLDEEDPKEIEASKYDLSYIALDGNIGCMVNGAGLAMSTMDIIKHNGGEPANFLDVGGGATAEKVTAAFKIILEDEQVKGIYVNIFGGIMKCDVIAEGVVTATKEIGLTMPLVVRLEGTNVGEGKKILEESGLNITAADSMADGAEKIVDLVK
- a CDS encoding 3-hydroxyacyl-CoA dehydrogenase NAD-binding domain-containing protein, whose protein sequence is MQQISVVGAGTMGRGIAYTAALSGFRVKLHDVDESNLEQGRASIEELLQKSTDKGFIDGGQAEAAKQQIDYENDLREAVREADVVIEAVLEEIPLKVKIFRQLDEHCPDHTVLATNTSTLSPTEIGAATNRPEKVVAMHFFNPVHKMKLIEMIKGLDTSEETVRIVQDLGEKMNKETVEVNEFPGFVTSRMNCLIGNEAMNMYMEGVASAEDIDKALKLGLNHPMGPLELADLVGLDSRLRNMNYLYETLGEKYRPCPLLIKYVKAGKLGRKSGEGFYKYR
- a CDS encoding enoyl-CoA hydratase/isomerase family protein; this translates as MFESEMKKGTSKMNLELIQLNVDNRWATITINRPDVRNALNAQVLEEMETVLDDVDRRADVDGVIFTGAGEKAFAAGADIKQLRDKEALDALSPGMQAVYDKLADFEKPTIAMINGVAAGGGCELALACDIRVASTKAKIGLPELNLGIIPGAGGTQRLTRLVGKGKAVEMILRGKLIEADEAHRIGLVNDVADPEALEENVRAITADISAKGPLAVRLAKMVVTRGADSNLESAQLLEKLAQAVAFQSDDKYEGTSAFLEKRKADFRGK